The Alicyclobacillus macrosporangiidus CPP55 genome segment CCCCATTCTGTCACCACCCGAAACCCCAGCCTCCCCGGCATCCGCCGGGAGTCTCAGTTGTTGTACTCTAGGTGTATTCGGGTGGTCCACAGTTCATGCGTGCGGATGGCGGCGCACGGTTTGGCGGGTCACCCCGCCGATCATCCGCTCCCGCACGGTCACCTGGATCCCTTCCGGCGCGAACAGCCGGCCGGCAAGATCACGGCCGAACAGCGTGATCCAGCCGAGGCCCGCCAGGACCACGTCACAACCCTGACGCGGCACTGGCAGATCCGTCCGCGCCCGGCCGTCTCCCCGGTAGCGGCCCGCCCCGACGACGAGCGGGCGCAACTCGCCCAGTCGCGCGCGGCAGTCCGGGCAGGGCACTCGAAGCACTTCCTCATACCGCTCCTCCCCGATGATGTCTGCCCGCTCCAGCTTGGTCCGATGCACCACCAGATCGTTGCTCACATAGACGACGACCGGTTGACGTTCACCTGCCACAAAGTCGAAGCGAGCAAACCCCGCGATCCACAGGGATTGCCGCGGATTGAGTTGATAGACACGCGGCCGGAGCCGGTCCGAAGGCACGGCCCGTTTCAAGCAATCGGGGCACAAACGGTCGATCACGCGCCCCCCGTGCATCAGACCAGGTGTGTCGACGAACGACACGACGCGCCCGGAGGGCAGCGTCCCTTCCATCTCCACCACGCCGAGCGTGGTCCCGGGCATCCGGGATTCGGTGAGCACCGGCTCGGCGCGGCCCGACCGGACCAAGCGGTTCAACAGGGTCGACTTGCCGACGTTTGCCATCCCGACAGCGTACACGCGGTCCTCCCGCCGTTCGTCCAACGCAGCCAGCAGTTGGTCGATCCCGAAACCCGTTCGACCGCTGACGAACCACACCCCGTCACATCGGACCCCGCGCTCCTCGACCAGGCGCCGGACCCAACGGGCCAGTGCGTCGGGGCGTACCTCCGCAGGCAGCAGGTCCACCTTGTTCACCACGGCCCACACCGGGCTTGTCCCCACCAGTTCCGCGAGGCTAGGCACCATCGATCCATTCAGGTCGAACACGTCGAGCACGTAGAGGACCAACCCCGGATGCCGCGCGATGCCCGCGACGGCCAGCCGGTACGCCTCCGGGGACACCACCACCGGGACAAATTCGCCGTAGTGCCGGATGCGAAAACATCGCCGGCACACCGGCTTGTCCCGGTTCAAGGCGCTGGCCGGGACGTATCCGGGCGCCTCCGGAATCTCCGACTGCAGCGGCGCGCCGCAACCGGCGCAGATCATGACCGATCCCTCAGCCAATCCTGTCCGCTCCTCTCTGCCTGGCCCGCTTGTCGCTCCGGCACCCGCAACCCGCGCCGAAGCAGGCGGTTCAGCACGAACCGTTCGGCGATCCGCAGCACCTTCGTCCCCCACCACTCCCGCCGGTGGATGGGCAAGACGAGGATGGTGTAAATGCCGCACCGGTTCCCCCCGCGCACATCGGTGAACAGCTGGTCACCGACCATCACGGTCTGCTCCGGACGCGCGTCGAACCGCCGCATGGCCTCTTGGAACGCCGCGGGTTTCGGCTTACGGGCCGCCGCGATGTGCGGCAGGCCAGATTCCTGCGCGAAGCGCGACACACGTGGCCCGCGATTGTTCGAAACGATACAAAACGAAAATCCCAGCTCCTGCCCGCGCCGGATCCAATCCCGAAGCACATCAGGCACCTGCGGATCGTTCCAGGGCACGAGCGTGTTGTCCAAATCGCACAAAATGAGGCGCCGGCCCTGCCGGTGCAGACGGTTCAGGTCGATGTCGTGCACCGACGCAACGTACTCGTCCGGCATCCAGCGCTCCCAAAAACTCGGCATACCGTCTCTCCGTCCCCGCCCAAGTATCCCCCATACGGTGCGGCCTTTCGCGGACGCCCGACGCAACGCATGACAGCCGCTGCCGTGATCCCCAATGTAGCACACCGGGGCAAGGCAGGCAAAATCATGACAACCCTTTCCCGCTGCGCAGCTGGGCGTACAGTTTGTTCAGAGCCTTGCGCTCGATGCGCGACACGTACGACCGGGAAATCCCCATTTCGGCGGCAATTTCGCGTTGTGTCCGCTCCTCCCCGTCGAGGATGCCGAACCGTTTGCACAACACCTCCCGCTCGCGCTCTGGCAACAGGGGAAGGTGCTCGAAAACCTTCTGCTTTTCCCACGACAGGTCGACCTCATTGATCACGTCGTCCGGGTCCGACCCGAGCAGGTCCGCCAAAGTCATCTCGTTTCCATCCTTGTCGACGCCGATGGGATCGTGCAGGGACGCGTCCCTGCGGTGGCGTTTCGTACTCCTCAAGTACATGAGGATCTCGTTGTGGATGCACCGGGCCGCGAAGGTGGCCAGCTTGGTCCCGCGGTCCAGCGTATAGCTCTCCACCGCCTTGATGAGACCGATGGTGCCGATGGAGATGAGATCGTCCATATCCTCGCCAGAGCTCTCAAATTTCTTGGCCAAGTGGGCGACCAACCGCAGGTTGTGCTCAATCAAGGTGTTGCGGGCGTTCTGGTCACCGGCCTGCATTCTGCGGATGCACTCCGCCTCCTCCTCGGCCGAGAGCGGTTGGGGAAAAGAGTGATTCTTGACATAGGAGACGAATACGGAGACGTCCTTCAAGACCAAAGCCAACAGGGTGAACAATCCGGTCATGCGCATCGCCCCCCGTCATTCGCCACTCTCCATACGTATGACGGGGGCGGAGGATTCTGCCTGTCCGGTTCAGGGTCAGGCCGCGCCCGGTGCGCGCCTGTCATACCGGCGATGTGCACGGCATCGCAATTCACCGCGGTCGAGGGCGGCTGACTGCGGCGGTCACTTGTTCCGCCCTTCCTTGCGATCTTGCCGCTCTCCCGCCCCACCTCCGGCACGATCCCGCCGCTGGTTGAGAACCCAGGTCACGCTCCGGATGTGGTACGTCGGATAGTGCACGTAGTCCTTCATCTCGTGGAGAATCGTGACCACGCCGGGCCGAAGCTCAATCAAGACGCCCTGCAATGCGTTCGGTCCGCCGTGGTTGACCCGCACCAGACGGTGCCGGAGCTTGCCCAGCAGGTCCTCAAAATTCGCCGCCTCCACCAGTGGCGGGTGCTCCTCAACGGCTGGGGGTTCGTTCTCTTCGGCCGCCGACCGCGTCATCTGCACTTCTGGAATCACCGACTCCGAGATGGTCTTGATGTGGTGACCGTTGACGTACACCACGCCCTCTTCGGCCGTTTCCAATGCGATACAGTCCTCCATGATGGCAACCAGCTTCCCTACGAGTCTGTCCGGTCCGCCTCGTTCCAGCTGAATGGTTTTCCCGATGGAGTCCTGCATGAAGCTGAAGTCCATGTTATGACCTCCTCAAATGTCATGCTCTGTAACAGACCCGCGCATGGTGATCCGGCACGACCACTCCTGTCGCAACCAACTACGCGTGGGTGGTCTCCGCGACGGCCTGCCAGTCGATGTCCTCCTGGCGTGAGAAGGATTTCACGTGATGCATAGGAATTCGAACCAACTCGTGTGGGGACACCACGAGTTCGACAAACGTGTCGTGCACCGCACGGACAATGCCGTACATCTCGTCTGGGCCGCCACGGCCGACCTTCACCAGCCTCCCTGTCTCGTGCCTCAGCGCATCCGCGAATCGAGTCGCCGCTGGAAGCACGGCCTTCTGTCGGTTGACCCACTCGGAAAACTCCGTTCGCACCACGACATCCAGGGGTCGAACGAGATGGATGTGGCGAATAGGA includes the following:
- a CDS encoding DUF6897 domain-containing protein, with translation MDFSFMQDSIGKTIQLERGGPDRLVGKLVAIMEDCIALETAEEGVVYVNGHHIKTISESVIPEVQMTRSAAEENEPPAVEEHPPLVEAANFEDLLGKLRHRLVRVNHGGPNALQGVLIELRPGVVTILHEMKDYVHYPTYHIRSVTWVLNQRRDRAGGGAGERQDRKEGRNK
- a CDS encoding YqeG family HAD IIIA-type phosphatase; this translates as MPSFWERWMPDEYVASVHDIDLNRLHRQGRRLILCDLDNTLVPWNDPQVPDVLRDWIRRGQELGFSFCIVSNNRGPRVSRFAQESGLPHIAAARKPKPAAFQEAMRRFDARPEQTVMVGDQLFTDVRGGNRCGIYTILVLPIHRREWWGTKVLRIAERFVLNRLLRRGLRVPERQAGQAERSGQDWLRDRS
- the sigK gene encoding RNA polymerase sporulation sigma factor SigK, encoding MTGLFTLLALVLKDVSVFVSYVKNHSFPQPLSAEEEAECIRRMQAGDQNARNTLIEHNLRLVAHLAKKFESSGEDMDDLISIGTIGLIKAVESYTLDRGTKLATFAARCIHNEILMYLRSTKRHRRDASLHDPIGVDKDGNEMTLADLLGSDPDDVINEVDLSWEKQKVFEHLPLLPEREREVLCKRFGILDGEERTQREIAAEMGISRSYVSRIERKALNKLYAQLRSGKGLS
- the yqeH gene encoding ribosome biogenesis GTPase YqeH; protein product: MAEGSVMICAGCGAPLQSEIPEAPGYVPASALNRDKPVCRRCFRIRHYGEFVPVVVSPEAYRLAVAGIARHPGLVLYVLDVFDLNGSMVPSLAELVGTSPVWAVVNKVDLLPAEVRPDALARWVRRLVEERGVRCDGVWFVSGRTGFGIDQLLAALDERREDRVYAVGMANVGKSTLLNRLVRSGRAEPVLTESRMPGTTLGVVEMEGTLPSGRVVSFVDTPGLMHGGRVIDRLCPDCLKRAVPSDRLRPRVYQLNPRQSLWIAGFARFDFVAGERQPVVVYVSNDLVVHRTKLERADIIGEERYEEVLRVPCPDCRARLGELRPLVVGAGRYRGDGRARTDLPVPRQGCDVVLAGLGWITLFGRDLAGRLFAPEGIQVTVRERMIGGVTRQTVRRHPHA